CCTCCAATCGAATTATGTTAATCACCGTTAAATGACCTGGTTATTTAGTGAGCGGGTTTAATCATTGTAGCTTTAGCTAGTGTCCCTTACCGTGCATTCCCTTCATCATAAAAAAATGCATTAGAAGACAGATTGCTGGGAAGAGCCACAGCCCGTTTTCAATTATTCCCCTGCTGATTAAATAGTAGGCGAGCAAAGCAGCGGGTATCAGGTATAAGATTATTGTTTTATACTGATCAAAAAATCCTGTTTTTCTATCTTCATTCATTGATTTTTCCTCCAGATTTGGGTGGGATTAAACCTGCTATAAAACAGGACGAGGGCTAATACTGCTATGCCCAGGCTCCCAAGTTGAGCTGAATTGAAAAGCGAAATAAATACTTGATCGCCGCGAAAATAGTCGATAAAAGTTCTGCTTACCCCGTACATCAATAGGTAGAGCAAAAACAGTTGTCCGCGGGATACTTTGTCACGCAAATACCAGAGGACAACAAATATGCCCAAAGTGGCCAGAGAATTATAAAGTGGAATATTGTGATAGGCAATGCCGTTTACGATCCTGGGAAACGGCGCCTGGGTGGAAGCATAACCGTAAACATCGCATCCCAGGCGACCTATTGCCTCACCCAACGCCAGGGCTGGAGCGATAATATCCGCCATAATCCATAAGTTGATCCGGTATTTCCTGGTATAAATAAAAGCAGCCAGAGCTCCCCCGGCCAGCCCTCCAAAATATGCTAATCCCCCCTGGTTCAGGGCGAATACGGATAGTGGATTATCCAGATAAGAAGCCGGGTTGAGGGCAACGGACAAAAGTCGTGCTCCGACAATGCCGCCAATGATAGAGGCAATTACTGTTCCATAAAAATAATCACTATTTATTCCTTTTTCCAAAGACAGGCGTTTTGCCGGCAGGAGCCCTATTAATATGCCCAGGGCTAAAAAGGTTCCGAAGAGGTGCAAGGTAATAGGTCCCAGATGGTATGTTGGTTCAAGATAGTTTAGAAGAATTTTAAACACCTTCCATCTATAATTTTTTAACCCTGCAAGTATACTCTAGCAGGGTATTGTTTTGGGTATCATATACCCCGTATTGGTATGTTGTCAAGCAGTTATTTTAAATAAATTGGCGCCTCCGGGTTGAAAACGAAGATTTTCTTTTATATCCTTAAGCCTCATGGGCTTCTTATAGGTCTTCAATAACATCTGCCGGATCCTCCAGGCCAACAGAGAGCCGGAGATATAAGTAAGAGTTAATAATGGAAGCATGAGCAACTTTCACCTTGACAATATACCCCCCGGGGGGTAGAATTTGCTTGAAGATTTATTGCTAAAAGGCTAGAGCACCTTCAGTTATAAAAACATATATTTACACCTGGCAATGAAAATCCGAACTTGCATGAGGCAAAATAAAAGGAGAGCGGTTATGACTAATGAGAATATAGCTGGCGATGAATTTTGCAACGACGAGGCTTGCCATCAGGTTGATCACGGAAGCTATCAGGAGAATAAAAAAAAGAT
The DNA window shown above is from Bacillota bacterium and carries:
- the lgt gene encoding prolipoprotein diacylglyceryl transferase → MFKILLNYLEPTYHLGPITLHLFGTFLALGILIGLLPAKRLSLEKGINSDYFYGTVIASIIGGIVGARLLSVALNPASYLDNPLSVFALNQGGLAYFGGLAGGALAAFIYTRKYRINLWIMADIIAPALALGEAIGRLGCDVYGYASTQAPFPRIVNGIAYHNIPLYNSLATLGIFVVLWYLRDKVSRGQLFLLYLLMYGVSRTFIDYFRGDQVFISLFNSAQLGSLGIAVLALVLFYSRFNPTQIWRKNQ